A single genomic interval of Lactococcus sp. S-13 harbors:
- a CDS encoding PTS sugar transporter subunit IIB, whose amino-acid sequence MAEKVIALACAAGMSTSLLVSKMQKAAADNGKDYEIFAKSTADIDNMLAGTGSPKPDVLLLGPQVAFMKGEVAKKAEAAGVPMDVIKMQDYGMMRGDKVLAAAELLMN is encoded by the coding sequence ATGGCAGAAAAAGTTATTGCACTTGCCTGTGCAGCAGGAATGTCAACATCACTCTTGGTATCAAAAATGCAAAAAGCAGCAGCAGATAATGGAAAAGATTACGAAATCTTTGCAAAATCAACAGCAGACATTGACAATATGCTTGCTGGTACAGGATCACCAAAACCAGACGTTTTGCTTTTAGGCCCACAAGTTGCCTTCATGAAAGGCGAAGTTGCTAAAAAAGCTGAAGCAGCTGGCGTTCCGATGGATGTGATCAAAATGCAAGACTACGGCATGATGCGTGGAGACAAAGTGCTCGCAGCAGCTGAACTCTTGATGAACTAA
- a CDS encoding PTS sugar transporter subunit IIC: MNNFIQDKIMPPMMKFLNTRAVTAIKNGMIYPIPFIIVGSVFLILGQLPFQAGQDFMNKIKLGPLFLQINNASFGIMALLAVFGIAYAWVRDAGYEGVPAGLTGIIVHILLQPDTVHQVTSVTDPAKTSTAYQVGGVIDRAWLGGKGMVLSIIVGLLVGWIYTGFMRRNITIKMPEQVPANVAASFTALVPAGAIITLAGVVHGITTIGFNTTFVELVYKWIQTPLQHVTDGPVGVFVIAFMPVFIWWFGVHGATIIGGIMGPLLQANAADNAALNKAGHLDLAHGAHIVTQSFMDQYLTVTGSGLTIGLVIFLLIGAKSVQGKTLGRMEIGPAIFNINEPILFGLPIVLNPVLGIPFILAPLISGILTYLVIWLGIIPPFNGAVIPWTTPAILSGLLVGGWQGMVWQILMLLMTVVLYWPFARAYDKILLKEEAETEAEIEATK; the protein is encoded by the coding sequence ATGAACAATTTTATTCAAGACAAAATCATGCCTCCAATGATGAAATTTTTGAATACCCGTGCAGTCACGGCAATCAAAAATGGTATGATTTACCCTATTCCATTTATTATTGTTGGTTCAGTGTTCTTGATTCTTGGTCAGCTGCCATTCCAAGCAGGGCAAGACTTCATGAACAAAATCAAATTAGGGCCACTCTTCTTACAAATTAACAACGCGTCATTTGGGATCATGGCTTTGCTTGCCGTATTCGGTATTGCTTATGCTTGGGTACGTGATGCGGGGTACGAAGGGGTTCCTGCAGGTTTGACTGGTATTATTGTCCACATTTTGTTACAACCTGACACAGTTCACCAAGTAACAAGTGTTACTGACCCAGCAAAAACTTCAACAGCTTATCAAGTCGGTGGGGTCATTGACCGCGCTTGGCTTGGTGGTAAAGGGATGGTTCTTTCCATCATCGTTGGCCTTTTAGTCGGCTGGATTTACACAGGCTTTATGCGTCGTAACATCACTATCAAGATGCCAGAGCAAGTGCCAGCAAACGTTGCCGCATCATTCACAGCCCTTGTTCCTGCAGGTGCAATCATCACATTAGCCGGTGTGGTACACGGGATTACAACCATTGGTTTCAACACCACTTTCGTCGAACTCGTTTATAAATGGATTCAAACCCCGTTGCAACACGTTACAGACGGCCCTGTCGGTGTCTTCGTTATTGCCTTTATGCCCGTATTCATCTGGTGGTTTGGTGTTCACGGAGCTACTATCATCGGTGGTATCATGGGACCTTTGCTTCAAGCCAATGCTGCTGACAATGCCGCACTTAATAAAGCTGGACATCTTGACCTGGCTCATGGAGCTCACATCGTTACTCAATCCTTCATGGACCAATACTTGACAGTTACTGGTTCTGGTTTGACTATTGGTTTAGTAATCTTCCTCTTGATCGGTGCTAAATCCGTTCAAGGTAAAACTTTGGGTCGTATGGAAATTGGTCCTGCAATCTTTAACATCAATGAACCTATCCTCTTTGGTTTACCTATTGTATTGAACCCAGTGCTTGGTATTCCATTCATTCTCGCACCATTGATTTCTGGTATCTTGACTTACTTAGTCATTTGGCTCGGTATCATTCCACCGTTTAACGGTGCGGTTATTCCGTGGACAACGCCAGCAATTCTATCCGGTCTCTTGGTCGGCGGCTGGCAAGGTATGGTTTGGCAAATCCTCATGTTGTTAATGACGGTCGTTCTCTACTGGCCATTCGCTCGTGCCTACGACAAAATCTTGCTTAAAGAAGAAGCTGAAACAGAAGCCGAAATTGAAGCAACAAAATAA
- a CDS encoding PTS lactose/cellobiose transporter subunit IIA, translating to MSDKYENPTSDDYMSVVMGIIMSGGNAKGLAFQAIQQAKSGDFEAAQASLTEAGEQLREAHDVQTDLLTRLAQGEKIGWNLYMVHAQDHLMNAITFKDLAVELVDQEKRLQTLENK from the coding sequence ATGAGCGATAAATACGAAAATCCAACAAGTGATGACTACATGAGCGTTGTAATGGGCATTATCATGAGCGGCGGAAACGCAAAAGGTTTGGCCTTCCAAGCCATTCAACAAGCAAAATCAGGTGATTTTGAAGCTGCACAAGCTTCATTGACTGAAGCTGGTGAACAACTCCGCGAAGCCCACGATGTCCAAACAGACCTCTTGACACGTCTTGCGCAAGGCGAAAAAATTGGTTGGAATCTCTATATGGTACACGCTCAAGACCACTTAATGAATGCAATTACCTTCAAAGATTTAGCCGTTGAACTTGTTGATCAAGAAAAACGTCTCCAAACTTTGGAAAATAAATAA
- a CDS encoding MurR/RpiR family transcriptional regulator, whose translation MSFFGNVDFQKLTYTERVIYNYLRDNVEKIPHLHIRAIALEAHVGTSSVMRLVHKMGYDSYTDFKAYVKEKTALEEVKPASSSLISPDIFSKEIEQQLAALTGKILESDNVIFTGIGSSGLICDYAARRLAGVGINTFSFSDVTYPLAAKLRNTTNTLVIALSISGETNEIIEVLNNLRPNKDIYIASITPKRSSTIAQLSDVVLSYRITERRINTHYDLTSQLPSVYLAERLTDLVYESAD comes from the coding sequence ATGAGCTTTTTTGGAAACGTTGATTTTCAAAAATTAACCTATACAGAAAGAGTAATCTACAACTATTTGCGAGATAATGTAGAGAAAATTCCACATTTGCACATCAGAGCAATCGCCCTCGAAGCCCATGTTGGAACCTCTTCAGTCATGCGGCTCGTTCATAAGATGGGCTATGACTCCTACACGGATTTCAAGGCCTATGTCAAAGAAAAAACAGCCCTTGAAGAAGTTAAACCAGCCAGCAGTTCACTCATTTCGCCTGACATTTTTTCCAAAGAAATCGAGCAACAACTGGCCGCATTAACAGGAAAGATTTTAGAGAGTGATAATGTCATTTTCACCGGAATTGGCTCAAGCGGTTTGATTTGTGACTATGCAGCAAGACGTCTCGCTGGTGTGGGAATTAACACTTTCTCTTTCAGTGACGTGACCTATCCTTTAGCCGCGAAATTACGCAATACCACGAATACCCTCGTGATTGCCCTCTCCATTTCGGGCGAAACCAATGAAATTATTGAAGTTTTAAATAATCTGCGCCCAAATAAAGATATTTATATTGCCAGCATTACCCCCAAGCGCAGCTCCACAATTGCTCAACTCAGTGATGTAGTACTGAGCTACCGAATCACCGAGCGCCGAATTAACACCCACTACGATCTGACCAGTCAGCTTCCAAGCGTTTATCTCGCAGAACGACTGACCGATTTGGTCTACGAATCAGCCGATTAA